A stretch of DNA from Longimicrobium terrae:
CTTCGCCGTGCGCTTCCGCGTACCGGAAGGCGACACCGCGTGGGATGACGAGGTGCACGGCGAAACGCGGTTCAAGAACGAGAGCATCGAGGACTTCATCATCCTGCGCACCGACGGCACGCCCATCTACAACCTGGCCGTGGTGTCGGACGACATCGACATGCGCATCACGCACGTCATCCGCGGCGACGACCACATCGCCAACACGCCCAAGCAGATCCTGCTGTACCAGGCCATGGGCGCCGCCGTCCCGCGCTTTGCCCACCTCCCCATGATCCTGGGGCCGGATGGCAAGCGGCTCAGCAAGCGCCACGGCGCCACCGCGGTGGGCCAGTACGCGGAGCAGGGCATCCTTCCGCAGGCGATGAACAACTTTCTCGCGCTGCTGGGATGGAACGCCGGCGACGACGTGGAAGTGATGACGATGACGGAGCTTACCGAGCGCTTTTCGCTGGACCGCGTCAACAAGAAGAGCGCCGTCTTCGACACCGCCAAGCTGGAGTGGATGAACGGCCAGCACATCGCCCTGATGCCCGCCGAAGAGCTGCTGCCGCTCGTCACCCCGCATCTGGTGCGGGACGGGCTGCTGACGGAGGATGAGGTGCAGGCGCGCCGCGAGCCGCTGCTGGCGCTGATGACGGAGCTGCGCATCCGCGGGCGCACCACGCTGGAGATCGCCGCCCAGGCGCGCACCTATCTGGTGGACGAGGTGGAGGCGTACGACGAGGCCTCCACCGCCAAGCACTGGAAGAACGCGGAGGAAAC
This window harbors:
- the gltX gene encoding glutamate--tRNA ligase — encoded protein: MADQIRVRFAPSPTGFLHVGGARTALYNWLLARRTGGVFVLRIEDTDRERSSGEMTQAILDGMTWLGLNWDEGPVHQADGLERHKGEVGRLLAAGSAYRCFCTPEELQARRDIMKEEYRYDRRCAAIPADESARRAESGERFAVRFRVPEGDTAWDDEVHGETRFKNESIEDFIILRTDGTPIYNLAVVSDDIDMRITHVIRGDDHIANTPKQILLYQAMGAAVPRFAHLPMILGPDGKRLSKRHGATAVGQYAEQGILPQAMNNFLALLGWNAGDDVEVMTMTELTERFSLDRVNKKSAVFDTAKLEWMNGQHIALMPAEELLPLVTPHLVRDGLLTEDEVQARREPLLALMTELRIRGRTTLEIAAQARTYLVDEVEAYDEASTAKHWKNAEETSQRLQAVHDALAAVEPWTTEGIDAALRGTAETLGVGLGKVAQPLRVALVGQAASPGIDFVVHTLGRDRTLHRIVRARERIAGV